atgggattctccaggtaagaatactggagtgggttaccatgccctccttcaggggatcttccaacccagggattaaatctgtggctcctgcgttgcagacagattctttactgctgagcatgGGAGAAGCCCCTAAAGGCCACAGTATCAGGCTAATTGGGAGATTTAATCTGCTGTACCTGTGGCTGCCAGAGCAatttccccttctctcctttgcccgaGTGGCCCCTGGTACTTTGCCTTTGTTTTAGGCCAACCTCTGCTTGTAGGCTGCCCTCTGGTGTCTGTTCTCTGCCCAGACAGAAGGGGTGAAAGTGGAAGCTTATTAGGGCTTACTTCCTCAGTTGGGCTGGGGAGAGGATGGGGTACAGCAGACAAAGTGTGGGCAGTGCCTGCTGTGGCCAAGACCCGCAGGACGTCACCACAGTCTGAGGCAGATCATGTACTTCCCCAGAGGAGTTTGCCTTGCATTGTGGGTCCCTCAGCAGAGCCAAGCAGCTCAGGCCCTAGGAAGATGTGGGCAGCGACCCATGCCTGCTCATAGCTGGAGTCAAGACCGTAGTGGCCTCTGTCTTCCACCTTTGGCACTTGTGCCAGCTCTTCTACCTTTGGATTCTCAGACCTCAGCCAGCTCATCCCCCTAATGAATTCACAAATGTAGGGTCCTGTCACAAATGTAGGAGTTAGAATATTCTTGCAGCAATGACCTCTTGCCTCTCTGTGAGGCCCAGGCTTTTCCCTGGACTCCCTCAGCTGTGTCACACTAGCCGCCTCTGAGTATCTTCATGGCAGTCTACCCCCATCCTCTCCCTGCGGTCCAATCCCAGAAGCCTGAGCCTCAGCACCTAGCCCTCACTCTCTGCAGGTGTGGGTGTGTGAGCAGCTTCTTGGCTGGGAAATGCTGTTCAGCAATGATCTCCGTggtgaatttttttccattttgccttCTGAGCACCTGTTGCTATGTTCCTCTCTGAGGTTGTAAAGTTCCCCCTGATCCTACCCATAAAGTTGTTTCCAGGTGTGCAGAAACTTTTgctccttcatgactccctcccaaAGGCACAGATCCCCATCCCGaaatcctttgtctcttttttttaccttttgcCCTATTTCATTCCTTGGAGATTGGCTTGCCTTTTAAGTCTGCGTTCTTCTGCCAGCTTTCAGCAGGTGTTCTGTAGGAGTTGTTCCACATGCAGATGAATTTTTGAGGTATTTGGGGGAGGTGAAGGCAATCTTCCCATCTTATTTCTCCACCATCTTGAAAGTCTCCCTCATATAGTATCCTTTTGCACTTGTTTCACTCTAGGACCctccaagttgctgcaaatgacagaatttcattttttatgactgaatactcttccattgtgtgtgtgtgtgtgtgtgtatactacatcttctttatctgtctaTTGGTGGACACTTGGGTTACTTCCATATTTTTgctactataaatagtgctgctgtgaacattggggtgcaaatatctcttcaagtcagtgttttctttttattgctttttctagatatatacccaggagtggaattgctagatcatatgatagctctattgttaattttttgaggaatctccatactgttttccatagtagctgtaccaatttatgttcccatcaacagtgtagaagttttcccttttattcacatcctctccaacattttttctttgtagacttttttatgTTATCCATCCTGACAGATGTGATGTGATAACttgtttatatttgcatttctctaataattaaaaatgttgaacatcttttcatgtgactattggccatctgtatgtcttctttgaaaaatgtctcttcaagtcttctacatatttttaaattgagcatATCTTTGACCTTTAAATTCATGGAACTCTTAGAAAAATTGTAATTAGAGGTTTAacgttattttatttattttattttattacttataaAGCAGTGGAGCTTCCcacatggcactagtggtaaagaacccacctgcaaatgcaggagacataaaagtcGTGGATTCgatcactgagtcaggaagatcccttggaggagggcatggcaacccattccaaattcttgcctggagaatccccatggacagaggagcaagtgggctacagtccatagggtctgaaAGATTTTGACGCAACTAAAGTGAGTTAGCACACAGCCACGCATAAAGTGATCAtttaattagtattttttttaagccatgccacatggcatgcaggatctcagttccctgaccagggattgaacccatgcaccctacattggaagcatgaagtcgtaaccactggattgccagggaagtcccttaattattttcaaatttaatagTTGCACAGTAAGATTCTGTATATGATACAATTGACCATACTGCATCATTATTCCCTAAGCATATCATCTGTTGTTATATCTCTGTAGACGTAAATCTCTCTTACCATTTCTCTGCCAACAGAACTTCTATTAATTTGCTAAGACCCATCTAAAATATCACTTCTTCTTTGAAACCTTCCCTAATCTTCTAGACAGAATGAatcattcccttttctttttctaaaatgccTTGCTTAAATGTGGGCTGCATCACTTATTATGGTATGACTTTTAAGTTATTCATATTATTCTATCATAGTTGGTATGTTAGTATGTACTTCATGGCTATTCCATATTCATTTGTCCCCTCACTGGGCTTAAAACAGTACTTATTATAGTAGATACTCAGATGTGTTGATTCTAATTAATCTTGCAGAATTACTGTAAAGATTAAACGAAATAATATAACTGCCTTAAACGGTGCCTGGTGCTGGTACTCAATAAAGtttccctcctctttcctcttcttttactttttcctcttttttcttttgcttcatttttctcaatTCCCTGTATATTCTGCCCATAACAAAATAatagagatttctttctttcattgcttACATGTCTCTTCTTCAGGGTACTAAGACTTTGTACCTctcatttgtttatgtatttattttaggtCACTGGCCCTGTTCAAATTAGAGATTCCCTTAAGAGAGCAGACAGAGGTAATATGACATCTCCACCACTCCTGGATGCCAACTCCATGAAGAACCCGGCATTGTTAAATGACATCAAGATTGAGCCCCCAGAAGAACTTCTGGCTAATGATTTCAACCTGCCCCAGGTGGAACCAGTTGACCTCTCCTTTCACAAGCCAAAGGCTCCTCTCCAGCCTGCCAGTATGCTGCAATCTCCAATACGTTCTCCCAAGCCACAGCCTGCTTCCCAGACTCTTGTAGTGTCCACTTCAACATCAGACACAGGCAGTTCAGCAAGCATCCGTACTGTTCTGACTCCAAGCTCTATCCTGGCCTCATCTCAGGGCACTGGTGGCCATCAGATCTTACATGTGATTCACACCATCCCCTCAGTCAATCTGTCAAATAAGATGGGTAGCCTGAAGGCCATCCCAGTGGTGGTGCAGTCGCTGCCCATGGTGTATACTACTTTGCCTGCAGATGGGAACCCTGCAGCCATTACAGTCCCACTCATTGGAGGAGATGGCAAAAATGTTGGCTCAGGTGAGCATCAATGTGCCCCTTTGCTGAGACTTACCTACCTCCATCTATTCCCTTTTTGAATATTGTAGCTCCtatttattttccaattattCTTGTATACAGCTTTAAGAGCAATTTTTCATAAATACTGTTCTCATCATGTTTCTTTGATGCTTAAAAATGTACAATGACTCTTTTAGCCCATGTTTCTCAAACTGTGGTATGCATATCTTTGAGTGAAATACTATATATCTTACTAGAACCTCTATATTATTTgatagtaatttaaaatattttattaaaaagaaaaatataatatttgaataatattttaagataagACAGGAACTTCAAAAACACTTTTAAGCTTACTAAGACGGCCACCCTTAGGCAGAGGATATGTTTAGTCTCTTACGCCATTGGGAATGTTTTGGTAGAAAAGTTGAGCAAGTTTCTTGCCTTACATACATAGCCAGCCTTACCTCCTTGCCTCTCCCAACACTTTAGCTTTTCTCCTCCTTCCAGGTAAAATAGTCTTCTTTGAAATTTTGCCATCTCTCCTGTGTTCCACCTCATTTTGCATCTATTATCTTTCCTATTATTTTTTACATGCCTGTATCACAAGTATATGGGCATTCTTCCCGACTAAATTGTAAATTGCTGGAGGGCAAGACTATCTTATGTGACTTTGTGCATCTCCAGAAAGCACAGTGGTAGATAGAAGTTATAACAAATCATCTAATGAACAAACTTGAAATTTTGTCCAGGAGAGAGTTCATATGCTATAATGTTACCTtttacctaatttttaaaataagtttagaaTTCAGAAAGATATGTTTATCTCCCTTTCACCACTATCCGCCAGCCACCCAGTTCCCTTCCTAGAGGAATATCAAATTTGTAATGGGACACAATGGAAGAAAATTATATAGCCTTTTGAAGTGATTCAAGATATTTAGCTTCACCACATCTATAGAATTACAATCAGTTTTGGATGTTCAGCTTTAAGAATGATTTTGAGAAATTGGATTATAGTCCGAGGAGAAAGATTAAGATGGTGAGAggcctcaaactcatgtcagagGAGCTGATAAATGTTTAGCATGAATTAATAAGACCAAAGGAGAGATATTTGGGTAGAAATGACTAGGAACCAGATTTCAgctcaatgtaaaaaaaaaagaaaaaaaaactttctcaGAGTTTTCTACCTTTGAGATTCAATACCCTATTATCACTCCATCACTAAATGTATGTAATGAAGAACATACCAAGCATCAAATTTCTGGgactttttcatgttcttttgaaTAAAAATGCTATTATCGACTAGTggttcagagaaggtgatggcaccccgctccagtactcttgcctggaaaatcccatggacggaggagcctggtgggctgcagtccatggggtcgcagagtcggacacgactgagcgacttcactttcacttttcactttcatgtattggaggaggaaatggcaacccactccagtgttcttgcctggagaatcccagggacgggggagcctggtgggctgctgtctctggggtcgcacagagtcagacacgactgaagcaacttagcagcaacagcagcagcattgactAGTGGTTAATTGTGGTAATGATAAGTGTTCATAACAATCTTGTTTCTGATATCTCTTAAGGGCATTAATTAATGGGGGAAAATATGATTATCAATTCTCATGTAGACAGAGAGCcaaataaaaatggtaaaataaaattttttgtgtGAGAATATGATGATATCAAGCCAGTTTGGATGGTTTTCATGAGTTTGGAATTGCCCCATAATAACCATCAGaaccattttaaaaagaatgaattttaaaagtgttGCAGTTTCAAACTAAGACCATTAGCACTGTGGTCTCCAAAATGCTATGCTTACACTTTGATTGAGGCATAAAGGGGTGTTGCATAAAATATTTGGAGCATAAGAAGAAAGcatcaaaatttttatttgtattttcttatcctttacatgttattttatttattttctacaatCTACACAAAAGTTTAGGATGTAGGTACATTTAGatcataaacacacatacacatgcagagacacagacacaggtgCACGCTTAAAATGTTTTAGTGAATTATATACAATGTATGGAGATGACTGTGCTAACCAGGTACTCCCCACCCTCAACTATGTTGCCATCCTTAAGTTTCTTCTGTATAGAAATTTTGAACATTTCACTAGATCTGAAAGATGGCTGATCACCTGATTGAGTTTTGGTAGGGATCAGAAACACCAGTGTTTGACAATAAATACTTGAGGGCTTCTGCCAACATAGGTGAAAGGGAAGGGTGGTAATATGTATCAAGCACCTACTCAACACCCATTATGTGTCTCATCTCAATGACTCATTTTCATTTAGGAACACAAAAGCCAAAGGAGATGTTCTCACCTCTGACATGAACCTAGACATTGATCTGAGGACAGCTAGAGAACTATTTAGAGTTTGATTAAACAAACACACATTGAACCTCACTTTTCAGGAGACCCTGTCTTGGGAGCTGGAGATAGAGTTGAATCATACTCAGATCATATCCTAGAGAAACTCACCATCTCACTGTCTTAGAGAAGCTCATTCTAGTGAAAATGCTCCAGAAAGCTCCTTTCTACACTCCCCTCAAAGGAATTTCTGTATCCTGCTatgctaaaattttaaatgtttttctcttcctttcatacAAATATACTTCtttcatctttgcttttatttatttctctatctTACTGCTACTTCTAATATTGGCCAAACTGGGAGTCCTGAAAATGATTAGAGACTCATATATTTGTAGCCCACAGTgctctttttatttgcttttagtgAAAGTTGAGCCCACCCCTATATCTCCACTGGAGATCCCAAGTGACAATGAAGAGAATGCAATTGAGAGTGGATCCTTACAGGGTATTCAAGGACTACAGCAAGAGTAAGTACTTTTATCTCTAGTTCAGgttctctgtatatatgtgtgtgtctgtgatagAAGTGGAACAAATTCTTAGACACAGTAGTAAGAATTTGAGGACAACAAAATATAGATAAATTGCCTTGTCAGTGAAGGTATGAGCTtgtatgcacacatgtgcatggACATGGATGTTATGTCACAGTAATGTTCTAATTGTAGATCATTGATTTTTACCCTTGAAAAATCTACAAATTTCCTATGAAGTACAATTgcattctgtttctttctgtaaGTTTAAAGGAACCTTATCATTGGCTTGCATTTTAGCAACCATGTCGgatgaaaaatacatttctttaaacCTAGGAATGAGGCTTATTAGAATGAAATGCTCACAGCTTGGGAACAGAAACCACCCAAAGAAATATCACCACCTCCTGGGACCTATATTTACTCAGCATAATGGCCTAGTTGAGGGAATTGCTTGAACTATTTCAATTATTCCTTCTGGGAGGCAGGACTGATATTAAATTTGCATAAATTAAATGCATGTAAGAGGGGATCCCATTATACTAAGTTCATTTATTAGCCTCcactttaaaatcattatttggCCCTATCTCTCTTTCTTTGCTCAGACCAGCAGCAATGACACAAATGCAAGAAGAGTCCCTTGACTTGAAGAGAAGACGGATTCACCAATGTGACTTTGCAGGATGCAGCAAAGTGTACACCAAAAGCTCTCACCTGAAAGCCCACCGCAGAATCCATACAGGTCTGCCCACCTCTACCCTAACTACCCCCTGCCACATGCACACCAAATCtctgagagaaaggaagagaagaaagtccTGAAGCAAAGTTTGATCTATTTATATTTATGGGCGCAGGTTCCATTCATGGCTTTTACCCCTATGTCTTGTTTCTACTCTACAGTAGCTGTCATGAAACCAGCCTAAGAAAACATAAACCTGATGTCTTCTGAATAGTTAAGATCCGCATTGAGCCCTTGTAGGTCTTTCTATCGGGAAGTCTTAACGTTTATGCAAAGATAAAGGCAGATAAGATTCCCTCCCTTGTGACCATCCCCACAAGTTTTACTGAGTAGTGAAAAGCACAGTGAAATTAAAGCAGGCTTTTTGAGCTCAGTACCATCCACCAACCTATAACATACCTTTGTTCTCATTGGAAAAAAGGTGCAGAATAAGTAAAACAGACCTTGGGGGCTGAGAGTTGAGGCTAAGGGAGTGAGCAAATGGTCCCATTTGAAGAACTATCACTCAACTCTAAATAAGTATTACCAAATCTcccaaattaaaaatttaagattttttatgTGTAACATCCTAGATTTCAATTTTGTCTTCtaattaaatgaattttataatACCATACATTCAAAGAAACCTGCCTGTGGGCCAGAAGTAGCTTTTCAGTCATCAGTTTGTATCCTCTTCTTGAAAACTCCTCATCCCTAATCATCTCAAGCTCAGAAGTGAGACTTGGACACTCTGGACAAGAAAGGGACCCTCTTTTCTTGTAAACATATACTGTATTACAGTTTGTATAGGAGAGCCTAGCCTTAGTTGATGTGCCCTAAGGCTATTAATAGGTGACTAATTGTCCCAATATTTCTATAACACTCTTATTTGTTGATGTTTTATTTGCTTCTCCTCTACCTCAGATGAAGGCTGATTCTATTGAATATGTATATTATGTGTAAGTATTTGAATTTTCAACATGTAAAAGTAGATGTTAATAGTTTACTGGACTCCTAACATCAACAATTGTTCTAGTATATAGcc
This portion of the Capra hircus breed San Clemente chromosome X unlocalized genomic scaffold, ASM170441v1, whole genome shotgun sequence genome encodes:
- the KLF8 gene encoding Krueppel-like factor 8, translating into MDELINNWEVQLNSEGGSMHMFKQVTGPVQIRDSLKRADRGNMTSPPLLDANSMKNPALLNDIKIEPPEELLANDFNLPQVEPVDLSFHKPKAPLQPASMLQSPIRSPKPQPASQTLVVSTSTSDTGSSASIRTVLTPSSILASSQGTGGHQILHVIHTIPSVNLSNKMGSLKAIPVVVQSLPMVYTTLPADGNPAAITVPLIGGDGKNVGSVKVEPTPISPLEIPSDNEENAIESGSLQGIQGLQQEPAAMTQMQEESLDLKRRRIHQCDFAGCSKVYTKSSHLKAHRRIHTGLPTSTLTTPCHMHTKSLRERKRRKS